A region from the Lutra lutra chromosome 1, mLutLut1.2, whole genome shotgun sequence genome encodes:
- the TRH gene encoding thyrotropin releasing hormone isoform X2 — protein MDSAMPGAWLLLAMALTLTVAGFPGGRAQPEVAQQEAAMAAEHAGLDDLLHQAERLLLLREDVQRLRGNQGDPESESQIIQPDWLSKRQHPGKREGEAEEGVEEEEEEGGAVGPHKRQHPGRREDVAAWSDVTQQKWQHPGRRPSWLGYTFTKRQHPGRRLVDSKAQRSWEAEEEEEEEEEGEPIPEKRQHPGKRALGGPCGPGEACGQASLLLGLLDDLSRGQGAEEKRQHPGRRAAWARGPLEE, from the exons ATGG ACTCCGCGATGCCCGGCGCTTGGTTGCTGCTCGCCATGGCGCTGACCCTGACCGTGGCTGGTTTTCCGGGAGGTCGGGCACAGCCGGAGGTGGCCCAGCAGGAGGCAGCGATGGCCGCCGAGCATGCGGGTCTGGACGACCTCCTGCACCAAGCAGAGCGCCTCTTACTCCTCCGCGAAGACGTCCAGCGGCTGCGAGGAAACCAGGGCGATCCCGAATCTG agtcTCAGATCATTCAACCCGACTGGCTCTCCAAGCGTCAGCATCCAGGcaaaagggagggggaggcagaagagggggttgaagaggaggaggaagaaggtgggGCTGTGGGCCCCCACAAACGGCAGCACCCTGGCAGGCGGGAGGATGTGGCTGCCTGGTCCGATGTCACCCAGCAAAAGTGGCAGCATCCTGGCCGGCGCCCCTCCTGGCTGGGTTACACTTTCACCAAGAGGCAGCACCCAGGCAGACGGCTGGTGGATTCCAAGGCCCAGAGgagctgggaggcagaggaggaggaagaggaggaggaagagggcgaGCCCATCCCTGAGAAACGCCAGCATCCCGGCAAGAGGGCTCTGGGGGGCCCTTGTGGGCCTGGGGAAGCCTGTGGTCAAGCCAGCCTCCTGCTGGGACTCCTAGATGACCTGAGCAGGGGtcagggggcagaggagaagcgGCAGCATCCTGGGCGGCGGGCAGCCTGGGCCAGGGGGCCACTGGAGGAGTGA
- the TRH gene encoding thyrotropin releasing hormone isoform X1 has product MVCDPDSAMPGAWLLLAMALTLTVAGFPGGRAQPEVAQQEAAMAAEHAGLDDLLHQAERLLLLREDVQRLRGNQGDPESESQIIQPDWLSKRQHPGKREGEAEEGVEEEEEEGGAVGPHKRQHPGRREDVAAWSDVTQQKWQHPGRRPSWLGYTFTKRQHPGRRLVDSKAQRSWEAEEEEEEEEEGEPIPEKRQHPGKRALGGPCGPGEACGQASLLLGLLDDLSRGQGAEEKRQHPGRRAAWARGPLEE; this is encoded by the exons ATGGTTTGTGACCCAG ACTCCGCGATGCCCGGCGCTTGGTTGCTGCTCGCCATGGCGCTGACCCTGACCGTGGCTGGTTTTCCGGGAGGTCGGGCACAGCCGGAGGTGGCCCAGCAGGAGGCAGCGATGGCCGCCGAGCATGCGGGTCTGGACGACCTCCTGCACCAAGCAGAGCGCCTCTTACTCCTCCGCGAAGACGTCCAGCGGCTGCGAGGAAACCAGGGCGATCCCGAATCTG agtcTCAGATCATTCAACCCGACTGGCTCTCCAAGCGTCAGCATCCAGGcaaaagggagggggaggcagaagagggggttgaagaggaggaggaagaaggtgggGCTGTGGGCCCCCACAAACGGCAGCACCCTGGCAGGCGGGAGGATGTGGCTGCCTGGTCCGATGTCACCCAGCAAAAGTGGCAGCATCCTGGCCGGCGCCCCTCCTGGCTGGGTTACACTTTCACCAAGAGGCAGCACCCAGGCAGACGGCTGGTGGATTCCAAGGCCCAGAGgagctgggaggcagaggaggaggaagaggaggaggaagagggcgaGCCCATCCCTGAGAAACGCCAGCATCCCGGCAAGAGGGCTCTGGGGGGCCCTTGTGGGCCTGGGGAAGCCTGTGGTCAAGCCAGCCTCCTGCTGGGACTCCTAGATGACCTGAGCAGGGGtcagggggcagaggagaagcgGCAGCATCCTGGGCGGCGGGCAGCCTGGGCCAGGGGGCCACTGGAGGAGTGA
- the TRH gene encoding thyrotropin releasing hormone isoform X3, translating to MPGAWLLLAMALTLTVAGFPGGRAQPEVAQQEAAMAAEHAGLDDLLHQAERLLLLREDVQRLRGNQGDPESESQIIQPDWLSKRQHPGKREGEAEEGVEEEEEEGGAVGPHKRQHPGRREDVAAWSDVTQQKWQHPGRRPSWLGYTFTKRQHPGRRLVDSKAQRSWEAEEEEEEEEEGEPIPEKRQHPGKRALGGPCGPGEACGQASLLLGLLDDLSRGQGAEEKRQHPGRRAAWARGPLEE from the exons ATGCCCGGCGCTTGGTTGCTGCTCGCCATGGCGCTGACCCTGACCGTGGCTGGTTTTCCGGGAGGTCGGGCACAGCCGGAGGTGGCCCAGCAGGAGGCAGCGATGGCCGCCGAGCATGCGGGTCTGGACGACCTCCTGCACCAAGCAGAGCGCCTCTTACTCCTCCGCGAAGACGTCCAGCGGCTGCGAGGAAACCAGGGCGATCCCGAATCTG agtcTCAGATCATTCAACCCGACTGGCTCTCCAAGCGTCAGCATCCAGGcaaaagggagggggaggcagaagagggggttgaagaggaggaggaagaaggtgggGCTGTGGGCCCCCACAAACGGCAGCACCCTGGCAGGCGGGAGGATGTGGCTGCCTGGTCCGATGTCACCCAGCAAAAGTGGCAGCATCCTGGCCGGCGCCCCTCCTGGCTGGGTTACACTTTCACCAAGAGGCAGCACCCAGGCAGACGGCTGGTGGATTCCAAGGCCCAGAGgagctgggaggcagaggaggaggaagaggaggaggaagagggcgaGCCCATCCCTGAGAAACGCCAGCATCCCGGCAAGAGGGCTCTGGGGGGCCCTTGTGGGCCTGGGGAAGCCTGTGGTCAAGCCAGCCTCCTGCTGGGACTCCTAGATGACCTGAGCAGGGGtcagggggcagaggagaagcgGCAGCATCCTGGGCGGCGGGCAGCCTGGGCCAGGGGGCCACTGGAGGAGTGA